The Sinomicrobium kalidii genome contains a region encoding:
- a CDS encoding phosphatidylinositol-specific phospholipase C — MTCLKQNLWLAIMAVITLFSCTQEDELPSGTLKDGEVNPEEFSYITAFNEEDVVNWMSYLPDAVSLNSLTIPGTHDSGSRHEPVSGTAKTQSLSISEQLQAGVRFLDIRCRHYQDAFVIHHGSIYQHLNFDDVLNACRQFLQHHPDETIIMSVKEEYNAEGNTMSFPEEFNTYVQQDSALWHLDPGIPTLGEARGKIVLFRRFGASENIGMNASHSWADQATFTISNGNYSLRVQDEYVVSSNTAKFDKVVQVMEEAFEAGTADNTLYVSFASGYKQILWAIPNIPGVSDEINPMLNSYFSTADKGRYGIIPVDFVTAELAANMVKSNF; from the coding sequence ATGACCTGCTTAAAACAAAACCTATGGCTGGCTATTATGGCCGTGATTACACTTTTTTCCTGTACTCAGGAGGACGAATTACCTTCAGGCACTCTAAAAGACGGGGAAGTAAACCCGGAAGAGTTTTCTTATATTACAGCCTTTAATGAAGAAGACGTAGTAAACTGGATGTCTTATTTACCAGATGCTGTTTCTTTGAACAGTCTTACTATTCCCGGAACACACGATAGCGGATCCCGGCACGAACCCGTTAGCGGAACGGCCAAGACCCAGTCGCTTTCCATTTCTGAACAATTACAGGCAGGGGTCCGCTTCCTGGATATCCGTTGCCGGCATTACCAGGACGCCTTTGTTATCCATCACGGTTCCATATACCAACATCTGAATTTCGATGATGTGCTGAATGCGTGCAGGCAATTCCTGCAGCATCATCCGGACGAAACGATTATCATGAGTGTTAAGGAAGAATATAATGCCGAAGGTAATACGATGTCCTTTCCCGAAGAGTTCAACACTTACGTACAGCAGGATAGTGCGCTCTGGCACCTGGACCCGGGTATCCCCACATTGGGAGAAGCCAGGGGGAAAATAGTATTGTTCAGAAGATTCGGCGCCAGTGAGAATATAGGGATGAACGCCAGCCATAGCTGGGCGGACCAGGCTACTTTTACCATCAGCAATGGCAATTATTCGCTACGCGTACAGGACGAATATGTAGTGAGTAGTAATACGGCCAAATTCGATAAAGTAGTCCAGGTTATGGAAGAGGCTTTTGAGGCGGGGACGGCAGATAATACTCTTTATGTCAGCTTTGCCAGCGGTTATAAGCAAATATTATGGGCCATACCCAATATACCGGGAGTATCGGATGAAATAAACCCTATGCTGAACAGCTATTTCTCTACGGCGGACAAAGGACGTTACGGAATAATCCCGGTAGATTTTGTTACGGCGGAACTGGCTGCAAATATGGTGAAGTCTAACTTTTAG
- a CDS encoding IPT/TIG domain-containing protein, translating to MRLNIIYNKKRLRALYLILAFISMGFYGCQSDDREEEIHSPFDPSNPVEISGFTPGSGGAGQRLVIYGQNFGTDPGIVSVFIGGKEAKVISVNGESLYCLVPRQAFDGDIEVRVGRGDRQVIAYSDKHFEYQRKMVVSTLIGYKNDRGDEPWKDGKFKSDDQNEMASGFWEPSFMKFDPLNPKHLWVTFDFNNGLYLIDFEDSTITKKRSDFDRPRSIDFTNDGQYMIIAEDRGGENDRATYRLSRDKDWQDREILTRYRQCNGASVHPVNGELYFNSYEKGQFFRFDLNKYFSEGLGDKDYETLFVVHDPQWEYKIFIHPSGNYAYIMVINQHYILRVDYNWEKEQFNQPYLVCGQLKSPGYQDGVGSDVRMRNPYQGVFVKNDDYVEAGKPDEYDFYFTDQYNHAIRKLTPEGSVTTFAGRGSSSINPDPYGYVNGDLREEARFDRPSGIAYNEEEGAFYIGDQMNHRIRKIALEEMDDTPDKEQGTEAGDRPFSLSHPEE from the coding sequence ATGCGTTTAAACATCATATACAATAAGAAGAGGCTACGGGCTCTTTATTTGATACTGGCTTTTATAAGTATGGGCTTTTACGGTTGTCAAAGTGACGACCGGGAAGAGGAAATACATTCGCCTTTTGATCCTTCGAACCCCGTTGAGATATCCGGTTTTACCCCCGGTTCGGGTGGTGCGGGGCAGCGTCTTGTGATCTACGGACAGAACTTTGGAACAGATCCCGGTATCGTATCGGTTTTTATCGGGGGAAAAGAGGCCAAAGTAATCAGCGTAAACGGTGAGTCGCTTTATTGCCTGGTGCCGAGGCAGGCATTCGATGGAGACATTGAAGTGCGTGTAGGGCGAGGGGACAGGCAGGTCATCGCTTATTCGGACAAGCACTTTGAATATCAACGCAAGATGGTGGTATCCACCCTGATCGGATACAAAAATGACCGGGGTGATGAGCCCTGGAAGGACGGGAAATTCAAGTCTGACGACCAGAATGAGATGGCGAGTGGGTTCTGGGAACCCTCTTTCATGAAGTTTGATCCGCTCAACCCAAAGCATCTATGGGTAACATTCGACTTTAACAACGGCCTTTACCTGATCGATTTCGAAGATAGTACCATAACCAAAAAACGCTCGGATTTTGACCGGCCCAGGAGTATTGATTTTACGAATGACGGCCAGTATATGATCATCGCAGAAGACCGCGGTGGTGAAAATGACCGCGCCACTTACCGGTTATCGCGCGACAAGGACTGGCAGGACAGGGAAATCCTGACGAGATACAGGCAATGTAACGGCGCATCAGTTCATCCGGTGAACGGAGAATTGTATTTCAACAGTTATGAGAAGGGGCAGTTTTTCCGTTTTGATCTGAATAAATATTTCAGCGAAGGGCTTGGAGACAAGGATTATGAAACCTTGTTTGTGGTTCACGACCCGCAATGGGAATATAAGATCTTTATACATCCGTCCGGAAACTACGCCTATATTATGGTCATTAACCAGCATTACATCCTCCGTGTCGATTATAACTGGGAAAAGGAACAATTTAATCAACCCTATCTGGTATGTGGTCAACTTAAAAGTCCCGGGTATCAGGATGGGGTTGGCTCTGATGTTCGCATGAGAAATCCCTACCAGGGCGTATTCGTAAAAAATGACGACTACGTTGAAGCAGGTAAGCCCGACGAATATGACTTTTATTTTACAGACCAGTACAACCATGCCATTCGAAAACTGACTCCCGAAGGCAGTGTAACCACATTTGCCGGAAGGGGAAGCTCAAGTATCAACCCGGATCCGTATGGTTATGTAAACGGTGACCTGAGGGAAGAAGCCCGGTTCGACAGGCCATCCGGAATTGCTTACAATGAGGAAGAGGGGGCCTTTTACATCGGAGACCAGATGAATCACCGTATTCGTAAAATAGCTCTCGAGGAAATGGATGACACACCCGATAAGGAACAGGGTACGGAAGCAGGGGACAGGCCCTTTTCTCTTTCACATCCTGAAGAGTAA
- a CDS encoding DUF4973 domain-containing protein yields MNKPFSIPFLLLTLVIICGSCNDEWTEEQFENYISFKAPVTSEGVSNIYIRYKGDEKTTFQQPLIVSGSRTNAQDRTVHVAVDSDTLDVLNYEHFQNREDFYYRELDSKYYTIPSTVDIKAGENTSLIPIDFTLKDIDMTDKWVLPLTIEDDPSYDYVANPRKHYRKALLRIHPFNDYSGTYSGTALKTAMEGYEDETPIVKADIRAYVVDENTVFFYAGNIDEDRQDRRNYKVYATFDDTGAVTFHADNPDMKFQVNKDASYTITEQMDEIRPYLLHRYLTINNIDYQFSDYTMVPNVDINYKVSGSLILERQLNTQIPDEDQQIEW; encoded by the coding sequence ATGAATAAACCATTTAGTATACCGTTCCTTCTGCTCACGTTGGTCATCATTTGCGGCTCATGTAATGATGAGTGGACCGAAGAGCAATTTGAAAATTATATATCATTCAAGGCGCCCGTAACAAGCGAAGGGGTGAGCAATATCTATATTCGTTATAAAGGGGATGAGAAAACGACCTTCCAGCAACCCTTGATCGTCAGCGGGTCCCGGACAAACGCTCAAGACAGAACGGTGCATGTCGCCGTAGATTCCGATACACTGGATGTACTGAATTACGAGCACTTCCAGAACCGCGAAGATTTTTATTATCGGGAGTTAGATAGTAAATATTATACGATCCCTTCCACCGTAGACATCAAAGCTGGTGAGAATACTTCGTTAATACCCATCGATTTTACATTAAAGGATATCGATATGACAGATAAGTGGGTACTCCCCTTAACTATCGAAGATGATCCGTCTTATGATTATGTGGCAAATCCACGGAAACACTATCGGAAAGCGCTTTTGCGCATTCATCCTTTCAACGACTATTCGGGGACCTATAGCGGTACTGCACTGAAGACGGCAATGGAAGGTTATGAAGACGAGACACCTATTGTAAAAGCGGATATCCGGGCTTATGTGGTGGATGAAAACACCGTCTTCTTCTATGCGGGAAATATAGATGAGGACCGTCAGGACCGTCGCAACTATAAAGTTTACGCGACTTTTGACGATACCGGTGCAGTTACCTTCCATGCCGATAATCCCGACATGAAGTTCCAGGTAAATAAAGATGCAAGTTATACCATTACCGAGCAAATGGATGAAATCCGCCCTTATCTTTTGCACCGGTATTTAACCATTAATAATATCGATTATCAATTTTCAGATTATACCATGGTGCCCAATGTGGATATCAATTATAAAGTTTCGGGTTCGTTGATCCTGGAACGTCAATTAAATACCCAGATCCCTGATGAAGACCAGCAAATAGAATGGTAA
- a CDS encoding glutaminase family protein has protein sequence MKKLSAFLIFLAFAMTTTAQQRQAPAYPLVTHDPYFSIWSVTDGINASPTQHWTGTEQSLLGLIKVNGKTYRFLGKESVSYKDVVPPADSRNYKARSTETDPGQGWEQPGYDDSSWTLSAAPFGDNERAGTSWKSDDLWYRRTFDMPGKNKGEVFLKLRHDDNIKVYINGIQIYECECWNEEYKYYEIPENVLGLLKKKDNVLAIHVRNTAGGQWLDAGLVESVEPEEKALAARQTGLNLSATQTEYTLECGPVDVKLTFTSPLLMDDLDLFARPVSYISIKAASGDDKEHKVQVYFGAASSLASNLPVQEMTSERSSTENLSYLRTGTTAQPVLEKKGDNLRIDWGYLYVAAAKDARTTQYVTAATGASENFISGRFGKKIGIRGRQLMLNTVFPEEKLQEEKEYLVMLGYDDLYSIQYFGENLRPWWNKDGKNTIQNELEEAFVQYDEIIRKCEDFDRTLREEAVAAGGEKYAGICEIGYRQSIAAHKLVESPQGELLFLSKENFSNGCINTVDVTYPSAPLYLRYNPELLEGMLSGIFYYSESGRYKEPFPAHDIGTYPLANGVVYGEPMPVEESGNMIILTAAIAYANGNADYAKKHWASLTTWANYLSEKGFDPGNQLCTDDFAGHLARNANLSVKAIVALGSYGYLADMLGDRKTAEKYTGMAKDMALKWKKLADAGDHYALTFDDKNTWSQKYNLVWDKIMHFGIFPEEIYETEIAYYLKKQNAYGLPLDNRSDYTKSDWILWTATLADSKETFRTLTDPVHRFATETGNRVPMSDWHFTSSGDVRGFQARSVVGGYFINMLGERWKK, from the coding sequence ATGAAGAAACTGTCAGCATTTTTGATTTTTCTGGCTTTTGCCATGACCACAACGGCTCAGCAACGGCAGGCCCCGGCCTATCCCCTGGTTACACACGACCCCTATTTCAGTATCTGGTCGGTGACCGACGGGATCAACGCATCGCCTACACAACACTGGACCGGTACGGAGCAGTCGTTACTCGGGCTTATAAAGGTAAACGGGAAAACCTATCGTTTCCTGGGAAAGGAAAGTGTAAGTTATAAAGATGTCGTACCACCGGCAGACAGCAGGAACTATAAGGCGAGAAGTACAGAAACTGATCCCGGACAGGGCTGGGAACAGCCCGGGTATGACGATAGTTCCTGGACATTGTCGGCGGCACCTTTCGGGGATAACGAACGGGCGGGGACGTCCTGGAAGAGCGATGACCTGTGGTACAGGAGAACCTTCGACATGCCCGGAAAAAACAAAGGGGAAGTCTTTCTTAAGCTCCGGCACGACGATAACATTAAGGTGTATATTAACGGAATACAGATCTATGAGTGCGAATGCTGGAATGAAGAATACAAATATTATGAGATCCCTGAAAATGTCCTCGGTTTGCTGAAGAAAAAGGACAATGTACTGGCAATCCATGTACGTAATACCGCAGGGGGGCAATGGCTCGATGCGGGGCTGGTGGAAAGCGTGGAACCCGAAGAAAAAGCCCTTGCCGCAAGGCAGACCGGGCTCAACCTTTCGGCTACACAAACGGAGTATACGCTGGAATGCGGACCGGTAGACGTGAAACTCACTTTTACGTCTCCTTTATTGATGGATGACCTCGACCTGTTTGCACGACCGGTTTCTTATATCTCGATTAAGGCTGCATCCGGAGATGACAAAGAGCACAAGGTACAGGTGTACTTCGGGGCTGCCTCAAGTCTGGCATCGAACCTGCCTGTACAGGAAATGACTTCGGAACGATCTTCTACAGAAAACCTTTCATATCTCAGGACGGGTACGACAGCGCAGCCCGTACTTGAGAAAAAGGGGGATAACCTGCGGATAGACTGGGGGTATTTGTATGTGGCTGCTGCCAAAGATGCCCGGACCACACAGTATGTTACTGCGGCTACCGGAGCTTCCGAAAACTTTATTTCCGGACGTTTCGGGAAAAAGATCGGGATCAGGGGCAGACAGTTGATGCTGAATACAGTGTTCCCGGAAGAAAAACTACAGGAGGAAAAGGAATACCTGGTTATGCTCGGATATGACGACCTGTATTCCATTCAATATTTCGGTGAAAATCTCCGTCCCTGGTGGAATAAGGATGGTAAGAACACCATACAGAATGAATTGGAGGAAGCCTTTGTACAGTATGATGAGATCATCCGGAAATGTGAGGATTTTGACCGTACCTTAAGAGAGGAGGCTGTGGCTGCCGGAGGAGAAAAGTATGCCGGAATATGTGAGATAGGATACCGGCAGAGCATCGCCGCCCATAAGCTTGTGGAAAGTCCGCAGGGAGAACTGTTGTTCCTTTCCAAAGAAAATTTCAGCAACGGATGTATCAATACGGTGGATGTGACGTATCCGTCAGCGCCCCTGTACCTGAGGTATAATCCCGAACTGCTGGAAGGGATGCTTTCAGGCATATTTTATTATTCCGAGAGTGGCAGGTATAAGGAGCCTTTTCCCGCACACGATATAGGAACGTACCCATTGGCCAACGGGGTAGTATACGGCGAACCTATGCCGGTTGAAGAGTCCGGGAACATGATTATCCTCACTGCTGCCATTGCTTATGCCAACGGTAATGCCGATTATGCGAAAAAGCACTGGGCATCCCTGACTACCTGGGCCAATTACCTTTCGGAAAAGGGATTTGATCCCGGAAACCAGTTGTGCACTGACGATTTTGCCGGGCACCTGGCACGAAATGCCAACCTTTCGGTAAAGGCCATTGTAGCATTGGGAAGTTACGGTTACCTGGCCGATATGCTGGGCGACAGGAAAACAGCGGAAAAGTATACCGGGATGGCAAAAGACATGGCACTTAAATGGAAAAAGCTGGCCGATGCGGGAGATCACTATGCGCTTACTTTTGACGATAAGAATACGTGGAGCCAGAAATACAACCTGGTGTGGGACAAGATCATGCATTTCGGTATTTTCCCTGAGGAGATTTATGAAACCGAAATTGCTTATTATCTGAAAAAACAGAATGCATACGGACTTCCGCTGGACAACCGGTCGGATTATACCAAATCGGACTGGATACTGTGGACGGCCACCCTCGCAGATTCAAAGGAGACATTCCGTACCCTGACCGATCCTGTGCACCGTTTTGCGACCGAGACCGGAAACAGGGTTCCCATGAGCGACTGGCATTTTACTTCCAGCGGGGACGTAAGAGGTTTCCAGGCCCGGAGTGTGGTGGGAGGATATTTTATCAATATGCTCGGAGAGCGCTGGAAGAAATAA
- a CDS encoding RagB/SusD family nutrient uptake outer membrane protein — translation MNKKIVYTVLSLVCATGLISSCSKDYLDSDQYFKDRLTEEKVFQSKVYSEEWLANVFEELRGINTDVASKGVTPHNFADDMYYGDRDSDYDPSKNELSYNMFRMGQYTESDKQGTWTQCYRGIRNASTFIHNIYMNTEMSAEEIKDYRGQARFARAYLYWLLLRKYGPIPLLPDEGLDYTESYDDLAVPRSTYEDCAEFISSEMLLAAQEMEALGMVRGQDGSARPSVGAALATRAKVLIYVASPLANGNTSAFAGQLTDDQGTPLLSADYQEEKWAKAAAAARDVIELGLYGLYTVPLQETGEDATVIPPDDHNFSGKAWPGGWADIDPAKSYARVFDGTLPASGNPELIFTRGNNQDGESIRAMVAHQLPRSATGWNTHGLTQKLVDAYYMNDGTDVPGKDKEIGRGNGSERVSGYVTEEDYEAGRYRPLRPGVSLQYANREPRFYASVAFNGSFWSLLNESQERDRNQQVFYYRDNPKGNGFNSSNAYWLRTGFGVKKYVHPNDTYEGGDIGNIVFKPEPAIRYADILLMYAEALNELDGSYNIPAWNGGSYNIARNIAEIQRGIHPVRIRAGVPDYPASVYSDKGELRKRLKRERFIELLAEGQRYYDLRRWMDAPVEESLPIYGCNVLMNEDERDLFHQPIAVWALETTFADKMWFWPISHTELKRNNRLTQNPGWTYND, via the coding sequence ATGAATAAAAAAATAGTATATACTGTGCTGTCGCTTGTGTGTGCCACAGGCCTGATCTCTTCCTGCAGCAAAGATTACCTCGATTCCGACCAGTATTTCAAAGATCGCCTCACGGAAGAAAAGGTGTTTCAAAGTAAAGTCTATTCGGAAGAATGGCTTGCCAACGTATTTGAGGAACTGAGAGGTATCAATACCGATGTGGCGAGCAAGGGGGTAACACCCCATAATTTTGCCGATGATATGTACTACGGCGACAGGGATAGTGATTACGACCCGTCAAAGAACGAACTTTCCTATAATATGTTCAGAATGGGGCAATATACCGAAAGTGACAAGCAGGGCACCTGGACGCAGTGCTACCGTGGCATCCGGAATGCATCCACCTTTATTCACAATATCTACATGAACACGGAGATGTCGGCAGAAGAAATCAAAGACTACAGGGGGCAGGCCCGGTTTGCAAGAGCTTACCTGTACTGGCTGTTATTGCGTAAATACGGTCCCATTCCCTTATTGCCAGATGAGGGATTGGATTACACCGAAAGTTACGATGATCTGGCGGTTCCGCGCAGCACCTATGAAGATTGCGCGGAGTTTATCAGCAGTGAAATGCTGCTCGCTGCACAGGAAATGGAGGCATTAGGTATGGTCCGTGGTCAGGATGGCTCCGCCCGGCCTTCTGTCGGAGCGGCCCTGGCTACCCGTGCCAAGGTATTGATCTATGTGGCCAGTCCGCTGGCGAACGGAAATACCTCGGCTTTTGCCGGGCAACTGACCGACGATCAAGGAACCCCCCTGCTTTCTGCAGATTATCAGGAGGAGAAATGGGCAAAAGCCGCTGCCGCAGCCCGGGATGTGATCGAACTGGGCCTGTACGGGTTGTACACGGTACCCCTCCAGGAAACAGGCGAGGATGCCACGGTTATTCCCCCCGACGATCATAATTTTTCTGGAAAAGCATGGCCGGGAGGCTGGGCAGATATTGATCCGGCCAAATCATATGCCCGGGTGTTTGACGGCACCTTACCCGCCTCTGGAAACCCGGAACTGATTTTTACCAGGGGCAATAACCAGGACGGAGAAAGCATCAGGGCCATGGTAGCCCATCAGCTACCGCGGTCCGCTACCGGCTGGAATACCCACGGGTTGACACAAAAGCTGGTGGATGCTTACTATATGAACGATGGCACGGACGTACCCGGTAAAGATAAGGAAATCGGCCGCGGGAATGGCTCCGAACGCGTAAGCGGTTACGTTACCGAGGAGGATTATGAAGCCGGCCGGTACAGGCCGCTGAGGCCAGGTGTTTCGTTGCAGTACGCCAACCGCGAACCCCGGTTTTATGCCTCTGTGGCTTTCAACGGCAGTTTCTGGTCATTGTTGAATGAATCCCAGGAACGCGACCGTAACCAACAGGTATTCTACTACCGCGATAACCCTAAAGGGAACGGTTTCAATTCATCCAATGCCTATTGGCTGCGAACGGGCTTCGGGGTAAAGAAATATGTTCATCCGAATGATACTTATGAGGGCGGGGATATCGGGAATATTGTGTTTAAACCCGAGCCCGCTATCCGCTATGCAGATATATTGCTTATGTATGCGGAAGCATTGAATGAATTGGACGGGTCGTACAACATTCCGGCATGGAATGGCGGAAGTTACAACATTGCGCGCAACATCGCCGAGATACAAAGAGGTATTCATCCCGTGCGCATTCGTGCCGGTGTACCCGATTATCCGGCCAGTGTTTACAGTGACAAGGGAGAGTTAAGAAAGAGGTTGAAGCGCGAACGTTTTATTGAACTTCTGGCAGAAGGGCAGCGCTATTACGACCTGCGCCGGTGGATGGATGCTCCCGTAGAAGAGTCATTGCCTATATATGGCTGTAATGTCCTTATGAACGAGGATGAACGCGATCTTTTTCATCAACCCATAGCCGTATGGGCACTCGAAACCACCTTTGCGGATAAGATGTGGTTCTGGCCCATTAGCCATACCGAGCTCAAGCGGAACAATCGCCTTACACAGAATCCGGGATGGACTTATAACGATTAA